One stretch of Jiangella gansuensis DSM 44835 DNA includes these proteins:
- a CDS encoding alpha/beta fold hydrolase, producing MTERMIPAGDARLCAEAFGSPADPAILLIGGAAASMDYWEDEFCERVAAAGRFVIRYDFRDTGRSTAYPAGSPGYTGADLTTDALAVLDGYGLPAAHLYGVSMGGGIAQELAVVHPSRVLTLTLQSTSPAGPGGPDRPDLPPMEPQVAALFATEPPQPDWSDRDAAIEALLTGLRPFDGTIPPDLERERAVVTRMYDRTTDVAASQTNHWILEDGGLDRGKLAEITAPTLVLHGTADPLLPLPHGEALAREIPGARLVALPGMGHQYPPAPVWDLVIDELVAHTAPRPPSSPPFG from the coding sequence ATGACCGAGCGGATGATCCCGGCCGGAGACGCCCGGCTGTGCGCCGAGGCGTTCGGGTCACCGGCCGACCCGGCGATCCTGCTGATCGGCGGCGCGGCGGCCTCGATGGACTACTGGGAGGACGAGTTCTGCGAGCGGGTCGCGGCGGCCGGGCGGTTCGTCATCCGGTATGACTTCCGCGATACCGGGCGGTCCACCGCCTATCCGGCCGGTTCACCCGGTTACACCGGCGCCGACCTGACGACCGACGCGCTGGCGGTGCTCGACGGATACGGCCTGCCGGCGGCGCACCTCTACGGCGTCTCGATGGGCGGCGGCATCGCACAGGAGCTCGCCGTGGTCCATCCGTCGCGGGTGCTGACGCTGACCCTGCAGTCGACCAGCCCCGCGGGTCCCGGCGGGCCGGACCGTCCCGACCTGCCGCCGATGGAGCCGCAGGTGGCCGCGTTGTTCGCGACGGAGCCGCCGCAGCCGGACTGGTCCGACCGCGACGCCGCCATCGAGGCGCTGCTCACCGGCCTGCGCCCGTTCGACGGCACCATCCCGCCCGACCTCGAGCGGGAGCGCGCCGTGGTGACCCGCATGTACGACCGCACCACGGACGTCGCGGCCAGCCAGACCAACCACTGGATCCTGGAGGACGGCGGGCTCGACCGCGGCAAGCTGGCCGAGATCACCGCGCCGACGCTGGTGCTGCACGGCACCGCCGATCCGCTGCTGCCGCTCCCGCACGGCGAGGCGCTGGCTCGCGAGATCCCCGGTGCGCGACTGGTGGCGCTGCCCGGCATGGGCCACCAGTACCCGCCGGCGCCGGTGTGGGACCTGGTCATCGACGAGCTCGTGGCGCACACCGCGCCGCGGCCGCCCTCGTCCCCGCCATTCGGTTGA